A genome region from Microtus ochrogaster isolate Prairie Vole_2 chromosome 1, MicOch1.0, whole genome shotgun sequence includes the following:
- the Gnb4 gene encoding guanine nucleotide-binding protein subunit beta-4 has protein sequence MSELEQLRQEAEQLRNQIQDARKACNDATLVQITSNMDSVGRIQMRTRRTLRGHLAKIYAMHWGYDSRLLVSASQDGKLIIWDSYTTNKMHAIPLRSSWVMTCAYAPSGNYVACGGLDNICSIYNLKTREGNVRVSRELPGHTGYLSCCRFLDDGQIITSSGDTTCALWDIETGQQTTTFAGHSGDVMSLSLSPDLKTFVSGACDASSKLWDVRDGMCRQSFTGHISDINAVSFFPSGYAFATGSDDATCRLFDLRADQELLLYSHDNIICGITSVAFSKSGRLLLAGYDDFNCSVWDALKGGRAGVLAGHDNRVSCLGVTDDGMAVATGSWDSFLRVWN, from the exons ATGAGCGAACTGGAACAGTTGAGGCAGGAAGCTGAGCAGCTGCGGAATCAGATCCAG gACGCTAGGAAGGCCTGCAACGATGCCACGCTGGTTCAG ATCACGTCTAATATGGACTCCGTGGGTCGGATACAAATGCGAACAAGGCGCACGCTGCGGGGCCACCTCGCTAAGATCTACGCCATGCACTGGGGATATGATTCCAG GCTACTAGTCAGTGCATCCCAAGATGgaaaattaattatttgggaTAGCTATACCACAAATAAG ATGCATGCCATTCCGCTGAGGTCTTCCTGGGTGATGACCTGCGCCTATGCCCCATCTGGGAACTATGTTGCCTGTGGAGGCTTGGACAACATCTGCTCCATATACAACCTGAAGACGCGTGAGGGGAACGTGCGGGTGAGCAGAGAACTGCCAGGACACACAG GCTACTTGTCCTGCTGTCGATTCCTAGATGATGGACAGATCATCACCAGCTCAGGAGACACAACTTG TGCTCTGTGGGACATCGAGACGGGGCAGCAGACTACGACCTTCGCAGGACACTCGGGTGACGTGATGAGTCTCTCACTGAGTCCTGACCTGAAGACCTTTGTTTCTGGTGCTTGTGATGCATCTTCAAAGCTGTGGGATGTCCGAGACGGCATGTGTAGACAGTCTTTCACAGGACACATCTCGGACATCAACGCTGTCAGC ttcttccCAAGCGGCTATGCCTTTGCCACGGGCTCCGATGATGCCACCTGCCGGCTCTTTGACCTCCGTGCAGACCAAGAGCTACTGCTGTATTCTCATGACAACATCATCTGCGGGATCACGTCCGTGGCTTTCTCCAAGAGCGGCCGCCTTCTGCTAGCCGGCTATGATGACTTCAACTGCAGCGTGTGGGATGCGCTGAAAGGAGGCCGGGCAG GTGTCCTTGCTGGTCATGACAACCGTGTTAGCTGCTTAGGTGTGACTGATGACGGCATGGCTGTGGCCACCGGCTCCTGGGACAGTTTTCTTAGAGTCTGGAATTAA